One stretch of Bacteroidota bacterium DNA includes these proteins:
- a CDS encoding TonB family protein: protein MKPLLVFISLILAGFFAACSSAEQTTDFILPQLIYQHPLPAYPKPITSATLKISLEMYVSKEGAVSDVRLLNSSGSIDWDSAAMAAIYKWRYTPALSGDTPISIWLRQTAVVRFSEPQYVILGEILCKTAEEADSAFAHLEHGIPFSEVVVQYSIGESKEKEGKIGTVNILIYPEHIKNMLARLGRNEFTKPVQFGTRYAIFKRLKE from the coding sequence ATGAAACCTCTTTTAGTTTTTATCTCGCTCATTCTCGCGGGATTTTTTGCGGCCTGTTCATCCGCGGAACAAACAACAGATTTCATCCTTCCCCAATTAATATACCAACATCCACTTCCTGCATATCCAAAACCGATAACATCAGCAACACTTAAAATCTCTTTGGAAATGTATGTCTCAAAAGAGGGAGCTGTCAGCGATGTCCGTCTTTTAAACAGCAGCGGAAGTATCGATTGGGATTCTGCAGCAATGGCAGCAATCTACAAGTGGAGATACACTCCTGCGCTCAGCGGCGATACACCCATCAGCATTTGGCTTCGCCAAACAGCGGTGGTAAGATTCTCTGAACCACAGTATGTTATTCTCGGCGAGATATTGTGTAAAACAGCTGAAGAGGCAGATTCAGCATTTGCACATCTTGAGCATGGGATACCATTCAGTGAAGTTGTGGTTCAATATTCCATCGGAGAATCGAAAGAGAAGGAAGGAAAAATCGGCACGGTGAATATTCTGATTTATCCCGAGCACATCAAGAACATGCTGGCAAGATTGGGACGAAACGAATTCACAAAACCGGTTCAGTTCGGAACACGATATGCAATTTTCAAGCGTCTGAAAGAATAA
- a CDS encoding replication-associated recombination protein A has protein sequence MSSFEKNIPLAERVRPQTLDQFVGQSHLLGENKPLRQMVEKDELRSFILWGPPGVGKTTLARIIAHQTKSEFFALNAVSSGVKDVREVIAQAEEYQKSFRKTILFIDEIHRFNKAQQDALLHSVEKGTITLIGATTENPSFEVISPLLSRMRVFVLNPLGQSELETILSQALDQDEIITKKSVAIEDKEYFFLLSGGDARKLLNGLEIAFQISNADSNGVHTLSREILEESFQRKYSLYDKKGEQHYDIISAFIKSMRGSDPDAAVYWLARMLEGGEDPKFIARRMIILASEDIGNADPVALMLAVDSFTAVDYVGMPEARIILSNVATYLASAPKSNASYIAIDQAMSDVRRLPNLPVPLHLRNAPTKLMKELNYGKEYKYAHDFDNNFIEQQNLPDQLKNKQYYTPTENGREKQIKERLEFLWKRKK, from the coding sequence TTGTCATCCTTCGAAAAAAACATTCCCCTCGCCGAACGCGTTCGTCCGCAAACGCTGGATCAGTTTGTTGGTCAATCGCACTTGCTTGGAGAAAACAAACCGCTTCGTCAAATGGTGGAGAAGGATGAACTCCGGTCGTTCATTTTGTGGGGCCCCCCTGGTGTAGGGAAGACGACTCTTGCACGCATAATTGCACATCAAACGAAATCGGAATTTTTTGCACTCAATGCTGTATCATCCGGTGTGAAAGATGTGCGAGAAGTGATTGCACAAGCGGAAGAATATCAGAAATCGTTCCGGAAGACGATATTATTTATTGATGAGATTCACCGTTTTAATAAAGCGCAACAGGATGCGTTACTGCATTCCGTAGAAAAAGGAACGATTACACTTATTGGAGCAACCACTGAAAATCCATCATTCGAAGTGATCTCGCCACTGCTTTCCCGCATGCGGGTATTTGTGTTAAATCCGTTGGGACAATCCGAATTGGAGACGATCCTTTCGCAGGCATTGGATCAGGATGAAATTATCACGAAAAAAAGTGTTGCTATAGAGGATAAAGAATATTTCTTTTTACTCTCCGGAGGTGATGCACGAAAATTATTGAACGGACTCGAAATTGCTTTTCAAATTTCCAATGCAGATTCGAACGGTGTTCATACACTTTCAAGAGAAATATTGGAGGAATCATTCCAGCGAAAATATTCGTTGTATGATAAGAAGGGAGAGCAGCATTACGATATCATTTCAGCGTTTATAAAAAGTATGCGCGGAAGCGATCCCGACGCTGCAGTCTATTGGTTGGCGCGAATGTTGGAAGGGGGCGAAGACCCAAAGTTTATCGCACGACGGATGATTATTCTTGCATCGGAAGATATTGGAAATGCTGACCCCGTTGCGTTGATGCTGGCGGTCGATTCGTTTACTGCAGTTGATTATGTCGGCATGCCGGAAGCGCGAATTATCCTTTCCAATGTTGCAACATATCTGGCTAGCGCACCGAAAAGTAACGCTTCCTACATTGCTATCGATCAGGCGATGAGCGATGTGCGACGACTGCCGAATCTTCCCGTTCCGTTACATCTTCGTAATGCACCCACGAAGCTGATGAAGGAATTGAACTATGGAAAAGAATATAAATACGCACACGATTTTGACAATAATTTTATCGAACAGCAAAATTTACCGGACCAATTAAAAAACAAACAATATTACACCCCAACTGAAAATGGCAGAGAAAAACAAATTAAAGAGCGGTTGGAGTTTTTATGGAAAAGGAAGAAGTAA
- a CDS encoding septum formation initiator family protein produces the protein MKFYRKIKKQVSAENIAETVKENKRATAIVAAAFLLFLYVLFNSNGVVARIRLEMKKTEALEKIHSAEEEQKKLKDQSKALDGDPKAVEKVAREKYGMVRENEKVYKVAPKK, from the coding sequence ATGAAGTTTTATCGAAAAATAAAAAAACAGGTCAGTGCGGAGAATATTGCCGAAACCGTAAAAGAGAACAAGCGTGCAACCGCTATTGTAGCAGCCGCATTTTTGCTCTTTCTGTATGTCCTGTTTAATAGCAATGGTGTTGTTGCCAGAATACGCCTTGAGATGAAGAAAACAGAGGCATTGGAAAAGATTCACTCTGCTGAGGAAGAGCAGAAAAAATTGAAAGATCAATCCAAAGCACTGGATGGTGATCCGAAAGCTGTTGAAAAGGTTGCAAGGGAAAAATACGGCATGGTGCGTGAAAATGAAAAAGTGTATAAAGTTGCGCCGAAGAAATAA
- a CDS encoding family 16 glycoside hydrolase produces the protein MKTLIMLFKVLLIITQARSQDISLIAKNLEGIDVKIEEVTYKSKTAIRLTESPEAAENLAIVKGIQFTDGTITAELAGSPLPSANNSARGFIGVAFRVKKGDTIRYDCFYLRPTNGRADDQIRRNHSTQYIAHPEYPWFRLRKEFPSMYESYVDIVEGEWTKIKIEVKGKQAKLYVNDAEQPSLIVNSLLNAESTGGIALWVGQGTDGYFRNLKVTKN, from the coding sequence ATGAAAACTCTAATAATGCTTTTTAAGGTGTTATTAATTATTACTCAAGCGAGAAGTCAAGATATTTCGTTGATTGCGAAGAATCTTGAAGGGATCGATGTGAAAATTGAAGAGGTGACCTACAAATCAAAAACGGCAATTCGTTTAACCGAATCTCCGGAGGCTGCTGAAAATCTTGCAATCGTAAAAGGTATCCAATTTACGGATGGTACAATAACCGCCGAACTTGCCGGCAGTCCGCTTCCGAGTGCAAATAATTCTGCGCGCGGATTCATCGGAGTGGCATTTCGTGTAAAGAAAGGGGATACGATTCGATATGACTGTTTCTATCTTCGTCCGACAAACGGAAGAGCTGATGATCAAATCCGAAGGAATCATTCAACACAATATATTGCCCATCCCGAATATCCATGGTTTCGGCTTCGGAAGGAATTTCCGAGCATGTACGAATCGTACGTTGATATTGTCGAGGGGGAGTGGACTAAGATAAAAATTGAAGTAAAAGGAAAACAGGCAAAACTCTATGTGAACGATGCCGAGCAGCCATCGCTGATTGTGAATTCTCTTCTTAATGCCGAATCAACAGGAGGAATAGCATTATGGGTTGGTCAAGGTACGGATGGATATTTTAGAAATCTGAAGGTGACAAAAAATTAA
- a CDS encoding methyltransferase domain-containing protein, with translation MKTLSELLTQASSKHPSRSLHEGECQTTKQQRCSLCFSSKIDYAEELKNKQGAIDEFWNSLGTSLSCEPLITSPLGRNYRTVSKRKAFIVGYRFFLGLIGVDDDSAKSYPMDIGECVIEPKSHAHIYTVIQEILQRKEQSTLVKEFNYVIVKGDDREAIVIFNMNHFSSSNRREVNALSKSLTFKAKNVTGVYVFVDEERSKYYLSGTPRKGVQSNPKPMTKIYGNDSLLHKVGNVKFLYSPLSFSQTNHSILEQFINAANTFLALSKNDILYDLYCGYGLFSLSLSTKVKNVIGIELSRSSIHDAVDNAQRNKLNNVRFHAADISADSLARFFKLEHPNLKFLIDPPRNGTGEGVIEFLAEQQPEKVVHIFCNSGIIEKELRIWKQCGYHPVKAQPFDMFPGTGEIEMMVLLEKQ, from the coding sequence TTGAAAACACTCTCCGAACTGCTGACACAAGCTTCATCAAAACATCCTTCCCGAAGTCTCCATGAAGGCGAATGCCAAACCACTAAACAACAGCGCTGCTCCCTCTGTTTTTCTTCCAAGATTGATTATGCTGAGGAATTAAAGAACAAACAGGGAGCGATCGATGAATTCTGGAATTCACTCGGAACATCTCTTTCCTGTGAGCCTCTCATTACTTCACCGTTAGGTCGTAATTATCGAACGGTCAGTAAACGGAAAGCGTTTATTGTGGGATACCGGTTTTTCCTCGGTTTGATCGGCGTGGATGATGATTCCGCAAAAAGTTATCCGATGGATATCGGTGAATGTGTGATTGAACCAAAATCGCATGCACACATTTACACTGTTATTCAGGAGATTTTGCAGCGGAAAGAGCAATCTACTCTCGTGAAAGAATTCAACTATGTTATCGTTAAAGGGGACGATCGAGAAGCCATTGTCATCTTCAATATGAATCATTTTTCTTCCTCTAATCGACGGGAGGTAAATGCGCTTTCGAAATCGCTCACGTTCAAAGCAAAAAATGTCACAGGAGTGTATGTGTTTGTCGATGAAGAGCGATCAAAATATTATCTTTCCGGAACTCCCAGAAAAGGGGTGCAATCAAATCCAAAGCCGATGACAAAGATCTATGGAAATGATTCACTCCTCCATAAAGTCGGGAATGTAAAATTTCTCTATTCACCACTTTCATTTTCACAGACAAATCATTCCATCCTGGAACAGTTCATTAATGCGGCGAATACTTTTCTTGCCCTTTCAAAGAATGACATTTTGTATGATCTGTATTGCGGTTATGGATTATTTTCATTGTCGCTCTCCACAAAAGTGAAAAATGTGATTGGCATAGAACTCTCACGAAGCTCCATTCATGATGCAGTTGATAATGCACAACGAAATAAATTGAATAATGTCCGTTTCCATGCGGCAGATATTTCCGCAGACAGTCTTGCTCGATTCTTTAAATTGGAACACCCCAATCTGAAATTCCTTATTGATCCCCCGCGGAACGGAACGGGAGAAGGTGTGATTGAATTTCTTGCAGAACAGCAACCGGAAAAAGTAGTGCATATCTTCTGCAACTCCGGCATTATCGAAAAAGAATTGCGCATCTGGAAACAGTGTGGATATCACCCCGTAAAAGCACAGCCATTCGATATGTTTCCGGGAACAGGAGAAATTGAAATGATGGTTTTATTGGAAAAACAATAA
- a CDS encoding nuclear transport factor 2 family protein, with product MKKIFALLIFASLSFSQPDPVAVDLANAERAFSTASEKYGIKESFLQFLSDDCVMFNPYPVNGKDLYRSRPENSALLTWYPTFVEVSASGDFGISTGPWEYRKSKKDENVSYGHYFSVWKKQSDGTWKVTVDNGINYPKEKKQKENDVVTRLIPHKINKNTGENTGTELLDAEHAFIQSVKKNGIVKSYEKFAASNMQVFRQGTFPVKQKENGIKYIKNASHQTDFSPMATQIAASGDLGYTYGFSIDAKKDSSGYIRVWRKEKGWKIAFDLLESFKRN from the coding sequence ATGAAAAAAATATTTGCTCTTTTAATTTTTGCGTCACTATCATTTTCTCAACCAGATCCCGTGGCTGTGGATCTGGCCAATGCTGAACGTGCCTTTTCCACTGCTTCCGAAAAATATGGCATCAAGGAATCGTTTCTGCAATTTCTTTCGGATGATTGTGTCATGTTCAATCCGTATCCGGTAAATGGTAAAGATTTATACCGAAGTCGCCCGGAAAATTCGGCACTGCTTACCTGGTATCCGACGTTTGTTGAAGTATCTGCCTCGGGTGATTTCGGCATCTCAACCGGACCGTGGGAATATCGTAAATCAAAAAAGGATGAAAATGTTTCGTATGGACATTATTTTTCTGTTTGGAAAAAACAGTCGGATGGAACATGGAAAGTCACTGTCGACAACGGCATCAATTATCCTAAAGAAAAAAAGCAAAAGGAAAATGATGTTGTTACAAGATTAATACCGCACAAAATCAATAAAAATACTGGAGAAAATACTGGCACCGAATTATTAGATGCAGAGCACGCTTTTATTCAGTCAGTAAAGAAAAACGGAATTGTAAAATCGTATGAAAAATTTGCAGCTTCCAATATGCAGGTATTTCGTCAGGGGACTTTTCCAGTAAAACAAAAAGAGAACGGGATAAAATATATTAAGAATGCCAGTCACCAGACGGACTTTTCACCGATGGCAACACAAATTGCCGCATCGGGAGATTTGGGATACACGTATGGATTTTCGATTGATGCCAAGAAAGATTCAAGCGGCTACATTCGGGTTTGGAGAAAAGAAAAGGGATGGAAGATCGCGTTTGATCTTCTTGAGTCGTTTAAGCGAAATTAA
- a CDS encoding SGNH/GDSL hydrolase family protein → MIEAQVMIERLKQQCTIVVFGDSISRGVIYDEEKQRHSLLLENFSNLVREHLKGVVFNAAKFGNTIVEGLQRLQSDVLKKKPDIVLIEFGGNDCDFHWDEIAENPSGEFHPKTECMTFYELLSGLVENLKTMDIVPVLVSLPPLDAEKYFEWISKSSDKAKENILKYIGNVSKIYSWHERYNAAILRVAEETKTRLIDIRSSFLESEDYTKLICLDGMHPNKEGHKVIAEKILHYIQSNYNFLLNHQPQISALK, encoded by the coding sequence ATGATCGAAGCACAAGTAATGATTGAACGACTCAAACAACAATGCACCATTGTTGTCTTTGGGGATTCTATTTCCCGTGGAGTGATTTATGACGAGGAAAAACAACGGCACTCGTTGTTATTGGAAAATTTTTCCAATCTCGTTCGTGAACATTTGAAAGGCGTTGTCTTTAACGCAGCGAAATTCGGCAATACCATTGTCGAAGGTCTGCAGCGCCTGCAAAGTGATGTGCTCAAGAAAAAACCGGATATTGTTTTAATTGAATTTGGTGGAAATGATTGTGATTTTCACTGGGATGAGATTGCTGAAAATCCGTCTGGTGAGTTTCATCCCAAGACCGAGTGTATGACATTCTATGAATTGTTGAGCGGACTCGTAGAAAATTTGAAGACAATGGATATTGTTCCGGTTCTTGTTTCACTTCCGCCATTAGATGCTGAAAAATACTTTGAATGGATCAGCAAAAGCAGTGACAAGGCAAAAGAAAATATTTTGAAGTATATCGGTAACGTTTCCAAGATTTATTCCTGGCACGAGCGATATAATGCTGCCATCCTTCGCGTAGCGGAAGAAACAAAAACCCGGCTCATCGATATTCGTTCATCGTTTCTTGAGTCAGAAGATTACACAAAACTGATTTGTTTGGACGGTATGCATCCCAACAAAGAAGGTCATAAAGTGATCGCTGAAAAGATTTTGCACTATATTCAATCAAATTATAATTTCCTCCTTAACCATCAACCGCAGATATCTGCATTAAAATAG
- a CDS encoding ROK family protein, giving the protein MAQQLAIGVDLGGTTVKTGLIDSDGKILAQSKLPTLAEENPQAVIGQIVKTIQEVLPHAKGKTVAGIGIGAPGLIQNPGGIVKSPPNMHNWDVVPLAEEISKVFNMRVEVDNDANVAAVAEARFGAGKEYPNFLFIIWGTGVGGGIIMNNQIYRGISGGAGEVGHISINYDGLMCNCGTKGCVEAYVGQKYLSKRTIEKLKSNPSSKILELVGGDVEKISPMYISKAAEAGDALANEILVEAGTLLGVMIGGVMNTLDFRVTVIGGGVSAVGDFVYSAIHQSVLKNVQKPLRDGIKIVRAQLGNDAGIFGAAGMVL; this is encoded by the coding sequence ATGGCACAACAACTTGCAATTGGTGTTGACCTTGGCGGCACCACCGTAAAGACCGGTCTTATTGACAGTGATGGAAAAATTCTCGCACAATCAAAATTGCCGACACTTGCAGAAGAAAATCCTCAAGCAGTCATCGGACAAATTGTTAAAACAATTCAGGAAGTTCTTCCCCATGCGAAAGGAAAAACGGTTGCAGGAATTGGTATCGGTGCTCCGGGACTCATCCAAAATCCGGGCGGGATTGTAAAGAGTCCGCCGAATATGCACAATTGGGATGTTGTTCCCCTTGCAGAGGAGATTTCGAAAGTGTTCAACATGCGAGTTGAAGTCGATAATGATGCGAATGTTGCTGCAGTTGCTGAAGCGAGGTTTGGTGCGGGAAAAGAGTATCCGAATTTTCTTTTCATTATTTGGGGAACAGGTGTTGGTGGCGGCATTATTATGAATAATCAAATTTACCGCGGAATAAGTGGCGGCGCCGGTGAAGTGGGGCATATCTCTATCAATTATGATGGACTTATGTGTAATTGCGGAACAAAAGGTTGTGTGGAAGCGTATGTTGGGCAAAAGTATTTATCCAAACGGACTATTGAAAAATTGAAATCAAATCCCTCATCAAAAATCCTCGAATTAGTCGGCGGAGATGTCGAGAAAATCTCACCCATGTACATTTCCAAAGCGGCCGAAGCAGGTGATGCTCTTGCCAACGAGATTCTGGTAGAAGCGGGAACATTGCTTGGTGTCATGATCGGCGGAGTGATGAACACGCTTGATTTCCGTGTGACGGTTATCGGCGGCGGAGTTTCGGCTGTAGGTGATTTTGTCTATTCGGCAATTCATCAGTCAGTATTGAAAAATGTTCAGAAACCGCTCCGTGACGGAATTAAGATTGTCCGTGCCCAACTTGGAAACGATGCCGGCATTTTTGGCGCAGCAGGAATGGTTCTCTAA
- a CDS encoding PQQ-binding-like beta-propeller repeat protein encodes MKHIFKTIILVCSIMFFLSTSSTAQFQIGNLHLGVYTNTSIHNNVELKWKFKTDGAVRSTPVVVGNKIIIGSTDGFLYCLSEEGKELWKFHADGSISSTPAIVNGTAYFSCRKNNLYAVEITRGKLLWKKNLGIALPYDWGFDYYIGSPSIENGKIYIGSADGNLYSLHQKDGKELWKFKTSSLIRSTPAIDEVNIYFGDCAGKVFALNKMTGNLQWQFSTIGDTLDNENFGFDRKAVIASPTLYDKKLFVGGRDGYLYALDKSSGKQLWNFDYAVSWVISTVAVKNDILVTGTSDGRFIHAITIHNGKELWRFMTQATVWASPAISENGFVVIPSNDGYVYSLDLETGKELWRFKIGPQIFSSPFLKKNMAYVGSDDGYLYSLETQTKEKTSLLDVKRAVFWMKDPVLQSFRSGMDVYVRDYFIKEGYEFYDETDVKDYLLKRIHSDTASVLVFATNYFLPSLTNDTLGSNILQAYLKSGGRIVLLGMNPAAYQLDSSKKQVTAINFDQAKQQTGISYRFKDLRTHGGFYASFITDEGKRWGLRNPFTAITGMSIGDVTKALAIDERGNATAWIKTFSQRENSGFVQLYLTPDRLHTLPEIQNVIEYKLK; translated from the coding sequence ATGAAACATATTTTCAAAACCATTATTCTCGTTTGTTCGATCATGTTTTTTTTATCTACAAGCAGTACTGCTCAATTTCAGATTGGAAATCTTCATCTTGGTGTCTATACAAACACAAGTATTCACAATAATGTTGAACTGAAATGGAAATTTAAGACGGACGGTGCGGTTCGATCAACACCCGTTGTCGTTGGCAATAAAATCATCATCGGTTCGACCGATGGATTTTTATACTGTCTATCGGAAGAAGGAAAAGAACTCTGGAAATTTCATGCCGATGGTTCTATAAGTTCTACACCTGCAATTGTTAATGGAACAGCCTATTTCTCCTGTCGGAAGAATAATCTTTATGCTGTGGAAATTACACGCGGCAAGCTTCTCTGGAAAAAGAATCTAGGAATAGCTCTTCCCTACGATTGGGGATTTGATTATTACATCGGTTCACCCTCTATCGAAAATGGAAAGATCTATATCGGCAGCGCCGATGGTAATTTGTATTCTTTACATCAAAAGGATGGAAAAGAACTCTGGAAATTTAAAACATCCTCTCTTATCCGTTCAACACCAGCCATCGATGAAGTAAATATCTATTTTGGCGATTGTGCAGGAAAAGTGTTTGCCTTAAATAAAATGACTGGCAATTTGCAATGGCAATTTTCAACCATTGGTGATACGCTTGATAATGAAAACTTTGGTTTTGACAGAAAAGCGGTGATAGCATCACCCACACTGTATGATAAAAAACTGTTTGTCGGGGGAAGAGACGGATATTTATATGCATTAGATAAATCCTCCGGGAAACAATTATGGAACTTCGATTATGCGGTTTCATGGGTCATTTCAACGGTTGCAGTAAAAAATGACATTCTTGTTACCGGAACATCGGATGGGAGGTTTATTCATGCGATTACTATCCATAATGGGAAAGAACTTTGGCGTTTTATGACACAGGCGACAGTGTGGGCTTCACCAGCAATTTCCGAAAACGGATTCGTGGTTATTCCCAGCAATGATGGTTACGTCTATTCGCTCGATCTTGAAACAGGAAAAGAATTATGGCGGTTTAAGATAGGACCACAAATTTTTTCCTCTCCATTTCTCAAAAAAAACATGGCGTATGTTGGAAGCGACGATGGATATCTTTATTCACTGGAAACACAGACAAAAGAAAAAACTTCACTTCTGGATGTAAAAAGAGCAGTGTTTTGGATGAAGGATCCGGTACTACAATCGTTCCGAAGCGGGATGGATGTGTACGTGCGCGATTACTTCATTAAAGAAGGGTATGAATTTTATGATGAAACCGATGTGAAAGATTATCTTCTGAAAAGAATACACAGCGATACCGCCTCCGTACTGGTGTTTGCCACAAACTATTTTCTTCCATCATTAACCAATGACACACTCGGCTCAAACATTTTGCAGGCCTACCTAAAATCGGGAGGAAGAATCGTTTTGCTTGGAATGAATCCTGCTGCATATCAATTGGATAGTTCCAAAAAACAAGTTACTGCAATTAATTTTGATCAGGCGAAACAACAGACAGGGATTTCTTACCGATTTAAAGATTTGAGAACGCATGGAGGATTCTACGCATCGTTCATTACTGATGAAGGAAAACGATGGGGATTAAGGAATCCATTTACAGCTATAACAGGGATGTCGATCGGCGATGTAACAAAAGCGCTTGCAATTGATGAGCGGGGAAATGCGACGGCGTGGATAAAAACATTTTCTCAGAGAGAGAATTCAGGATTTGTTCAACTTTATCTAACGCCTGATCGACTGCACACACTCCCTGAAATTCAAAACGTTATCGAATACAAATTGAAATAA